GCAGCAGAAGAAAACCGCGCGCGCCGCCGGCAAGTTCAAGATGGCCGCCAGCGTCGAATACTCGGGCGCCAAGACCAAGTTCGTCGGCTACGAGTCGCTGACCCACAACGCGTCGGTCATCGCGCTGTACGCCGAAGGCGCGCCGGTAGCGGAACTGAAGGCCGGCCAGAGCGGCATCGTGGTGCTCGACACCACGCCGTTCTACGCCGAGTCGGGCGGCCAGGTCGGCGACCAGGGCATCATCCGCGCCGACGGCGGCGCCTTCGAAGTGGAAGACACGCTGAAGATCCAGGCCGACGTGTTCGGCCACCACGGCGTGCTGACCCAGGGCTCGCTGAAGGTGGGCGACAAGGTCGACGCGGTGGTCGATGAAGAAAAGCGCGGCCGCACCATCCGCAACCACTCGGCGACGCACCTGATGCACAAGGCGCTGCGCGAAGTGCTGGGCGCGCACGTGGCGCAAAAAGGCTCGCTGGTCGATCCGGACAAGACCCGCTTCGACTTCAGCCACAACGCGCCGCTGACTGCCGAGCAGATTGCGAAGGTCGAGGCGATCGTCAACCGCGAGATCCTGCAGAACCAGGCAACCAAGGCGCAGCACATGTCGTTCGACGACGCCGTCAAGCATGGCGCGATGGCGCTGTTCGGCGAGAAGTACGGCGACGAAGTGCGCGTGCTCGACATCGGTTCGTCCAAAGAGCTGTGCGGCGGCGTCCACGTCGGCCGCACCGGCGACATCGGCCTCTTCAAGATCATCAATGAAGGCGGCGTCGCCGCCGGCATCCGCCGCCTCGAAGCGGTGACCGGCGAAGGCGCGCTGGCGCTGGTGCAGTCGCTCAATCGCCGCCTGCAGGAAGCGGCCGGCGCGCTCAAGACCAATCCGGAAGAACTGACCGCGCGTATCGGCCAGGTGCAGGACCAGGTCAAGTCGCTGGAGAAGGAACTGGCCGCGCTGAAGTCGAAGCTGGCGGCAGGGCAGGGCGACGAACTGGTGACCAAGGCGGTCGACGTCAACGGCATCAAGGTGCTGGCGGCGACGCTGGAAGGCGCCGACGTGGCGCGCCTGCGCGAGACGATGGACAAGCTGAAGGACAAGCTGAAGACGGCGGCCATCGTGCTGGCCAGCGTGGCCGACGGCAAAGTGAGCCTGATCGCCGGCGTGACTGCCGATGCGACCTCCAAGGTCAAGGCCGGTGAGCTGGTCAACTTCGTCGCGCAGCAGGTGGGCGGCAAGGGCGGCGGACGTCCCGACATGGCGCAGGCCGGCGGCACCGATCCGAGCGGCTTGCCGGCGGCGCTGGCTGGCGTGGTGGAGTGGGTCGGCCAGCGCGTCGCCTAATATCACCGAAGTCGGGGTCTGGTCCTGCGGACCTGACCCCATCTTGCAGTGACGACGAAAAATCAAAATGGGGTCAGGTCCGCAGGACCAGACCCCGTCCTTCGCCATTTATCCGGTTTGCATAGATTGTTTGCATCCTGAACACGGTCGTTGTTCTTTTGCAACGGTTCAAGTTTATTTTGGTGCGGTGCGTCATAATCCTCCAATTGGAGTAGTATGGCGTCATGAACACCGTAACCAACCTAGCGAACCCATCGATGAGTACGATCACGTTAGACAGCGACGTCATGGAATACCAGAAGGATCTCGATGCGCGCGGCCTGAATTGCCCCTTGCCGATTCTGAAGGCGAAAAAGGCGCTGGCCGAAATGCAAACCGGCGAGGTGCTGCGCATCGTCGCCACCGACTCCGGTTCCGTGCGCGATTTCCAGGCGTTTGCCAAGCAGACCGGCAACGCGCTGCTGGCGCACAGCCAGAACGGCCTGGAATTCACGTTCCTCATGCGCCGCAAGTAAGACCCCCAAACGGACCAGTCAGGTCCGTTTTTTTCTCCACGCCTGTTTTTATCGTTCGATCGCCGCGCACAAAAAAAGCCCGCGCATTGGCGGGCTTCGCAACGTCGGCGCCGGAATTCATTCGGCGCCATTACCTGCGTGCTTATCTCCCGGACTTGACCGAAATCGATGTCGTCGCCACGTTGTTCGACGTGTCGTAAGCCGTTGCGCTCAGCGTGTGCGTGCCTGTGCGCACGCTCACCGATTTGGTCAACTTTGCACCGGGCTGTTCCGCGACCTTGGCGCCATCGACGAACAACGCGATTTTCGCGACCGCGCGATCGTCGGTGGCCGACACTGAAACGCTGAACGAGCGCTTGGTGGTGCCGCCGGCCAGCGGCGCGGCGAACGCCACTTTCGGAGGCGTTACGTCGGCCGTTGGTCCTGGCGTCGGAGTAGGCGTTGGCGTCGGAGTCGGGGTCGGGGTCGGGGTAGGAGTCGGCGTCGGCGTCGGCGTTGGCGTTGGCGTCGCCGTTGGTGCCGCCTCGTAAGCGCCGATATCGATTTTCCCGTCGCTCGGACGCGCCTGGCTTTGCGCAACATGCACGTACTGCATGACCGGAACGAGCGAGACGCCCGATGCCGACACGCCTGGCGCCGTGCCCGCGTTGATCACCTGGATGTTTGCAGTCGGATGCAAATCGTAATTGGCGCGGTCGACGAACCCTGGCGCCACCGAACGGTAGTTGGTCCGGTCGATGCTCGACGCCTGCGTGCTTACGGTGCCGGTGCCGCCGAAGATATTATTCTGCAGCAGGGCTGGCACGGTCACGCCGCTACCCACCAGCACGAAGGTGCCGTGCGAACTGTCCTCGTTCAGGAAGGTGTTGTTGACGACATACAGATCCTTGCCAGGATTGGTCGCGCCTTCTTCGCCGTAGGCCAGCATGCCGGGATTCTGATTGGCCGAAGGCTGCTGGATCACGTTGCCGATGACGTAAGAGGTGCCCGCGTTCGGCAGGTCGATTTCGTAGCTTGGCTGGCCGCTGCCGGCGACGCCCGGGGCGCTGCTCGAGAAGCGGTTATAGGCGATGGTGTTGACCATCGCGCGCGACTTCAGGTTGTGACCGACGTTCGCATCGTGCGAATAGTTGTTGCGGAAGGTCAGGCTGGCCGCGTTGCCGATGTACAGGTTGTGGGTATAGCCGGTGCCGTAGCCGTTGTGGCCGAATTCGCTGCCTTCGATCAGGATGTTGCTGGTCGTTTGCGCGCCGCTCAGGATGCCGTTTTCGTTGTCATGCAAAAAGCTGTTGCGCAGGGTGAAGTTGACGCCTTCGAGGCGCAGCGCGGCGCCGTTCTGGTCCGGCACCTTGGCGCCAAACATCTCCACATTCTCGACGACGACATTGTTGCCGGTGATGACCCAGGTGCCTTTGCCGCCGGCGTTCGCGCCGTTGGCGTTAATCGCGGGGCGGCCATTCACGCCGCGAATCGTCAGGTTGCTCGCCGTCACGGTGCAGACGTCGCCGGAATAGGTGGTCCCGCCGGTGATTTCGACCACGTCGCCGGCCGCGGCGCGCGTGAGGGCGCTGCACGGCGTGGCGTAGGTCTTGCCAGGGCCGACCGACAGGGTCGCGGCGGAGGCGGCGGTTGCTGCACAGCACAGGAGCGAGGCGGCGGCGAGATCGCGCAGGGGAAAGGCGGATGAAGTGCGGGTGTTCGAGCGCATAGAAAATCCCAGGGAAGTGAAAGGGGGGTATTGCTACAGAATTACGCGGGGGAAACTTCGAGGGGCCTAGCGTAGCCGCTTTGTTGCTGCCTCGCTGTAAGAAGTTGTAACGTGTTAATATTGATAACGGTGCAATTTCGGCAAGATGCGTATGGCGGGTGCGCAATCGTGTGTCATTTTTGTAATTCCCCAAAAGAATCGAAATACTCTGGAAAGCATTGATCCGCCGGTAATTTTCTGAAGCGGGTGGTTCGGCGCGTCGGGTGACGGTTTTTTAGAGGACTCCTTCCACGCATTAATCGCACGACCGTGCTTTAATTTCGCCGTGCAGGTGTTTTTCTCTTATAATCTAGGCCACTCAAGGCAGTCACTGAATTTCACTTTTTCCAAAGGCCCCCCATGAAAGTCCTGGTCCCCGTCAAACGTGTGGTCGACTACAACGTCAAGGTCCGCGTCAAATCCGATGGCAGCGGCGTCGATATCGCCAACGTCAAAATGTCGATGAATCCGTTCGACGAGATCGCGCTTGAAGAAGCGATGCGCCTGAAGGAAGCCGGCAAGGTCACCGAAGTGATCGCAGTGTCGTGCGGCGTGACGCAGTCCCAGGAAACCCTGCGCACCGGCATGGCGATCGGCGCCGACCGCGCGATCCTGGTCGAGACGACGGCCGAGCTCGAGCCGCTGGCCGTGGCCAAGCTGCTCAAGGCGGTGGCCGACAAGGAAGCGCCGCAGCTGATCATCCTGGGCAAGCAGGCGATCGACGACGACTCGAACCAGACCGGCCAGATGCTGGCGGCCCTGCTGGGCTGGCCGCAGGCGACGTTCGCCTCGAAAGTGGTGCTGGAAGAGGGCAAGGTCACGGTCACCCGCGAAGTCGACGGTGGCCTGGAAACGCTGGCGCTCACGCTGCCGGCCATCGTCACCACCGACCTGCGCCTGAACGAGCCGCGCTACGTGACGCTGCCGAACATCATGAAGGCGAAGAAGAAGCCGCTCGACGTGGTCAAGCCGGAAGACCTGGGCGTGGACGTGGCGCCGCGCCTGAAGACGCTCAAGGTCGTCGAGCCGGCCAAGCGCTCGGCCGGCATCAAGGTGCCTGACGCGGCGACCCTGGTGGCCAAGCTGCGCACCGAAGCCAAAGTTATCTGATCGCGGCCACGCCGTTCGCTCTCACAAGAATAGGAATCATCATGGTCGCATTAGTCATCGCTGAACACGATAACGCATCCCTGAAGGGAAGCACCCACCACACCGTCACCGCTGCCGCACAGTGCGGCGGCGAAGTCCACCTGCTGGTCGCCGGCAGCAACTGCGGCGCCGCAGCGGCGCAAGCTGCCGCCATCGCCGGCGTCACCAAAGTGCTGGTCGCCGATGCGCCGCACTTTGCCGACGGCCTGGCCGAAAACGTCGCCGAGCAGGTGCTGGCCGTCGCCGGCGCCTACTCGCACATCCTGGCGCCCGCCACCGCCTACGGCAAGAACATCCTGCCGCGCGTGGCCGCCAAGCTGGACGTCGCGCAGATCTCCGAAATCACCAAGGTCGATTCGCCGGATACGTTCGAGCGTCCGATCTACGCCGGCAATGCGATCGCCACCGTGCAGTCGAGCGACAAGGTCAAGGTCATCACCGTACGCGGCACCGGCTTCGATTCGGCGCCGGCCACCGGCGGTTCGGCTGCAACCGAAACCATCGCCGCTGTCGCCGATTCGGGCAAGTCGAGCTTTGTCGGCCGCGAGCTGGCCAAGTCGGACCGTCCGGAACTGACGGCCGCGAAGGTCATCGTATCGGGCGGGCGCGGCATGGGCTCGGGCGAAAACTTCAAGATCCTCGAACCGCTGGCCGACAAGCTGGGCGCGGCGATGGGCGCATCGCGCGCCGCCGTCGACGCCGGCTTCGTGCCGAACGACTGGCAGGTCGGACAGACCGGCAAGATCGTCGCGCCGACGCTGTACATCGCCGTCGGCATCTCGGGCGCGATCCAGCACCTGGCCGGCATGAAGGACTCGAAGACCATCGTCGCCATCAACAAGGATCCGGAAGCGCCGATCTTCTCGGTGGCCGACTACGGCATCGTGGGCGACCTGTTCGACGTGGTGCCCGACCTGGTCAAACAACTGGGCTAAGCCACAATCTGTTGGACTGTCGTTCCCGCGCAGGCGGGAACCCATACTGAATATGAGCTGCGCAGGCGGATCCGAATCAGCATGGGGGCGGCGCATGCGTCGCCCCTTCGCGGGAACGACGTTTTTGGATATGCGTATTTAGGAGATCAAGGTGAGCTACAAAGCCCCGCTGAAAGACATGCTGTTCGTGATGAACGAACTGGCCGGACTGTCCACCATCAACAACCTGCCAGGCTGCGAAGACGCCACCGCCGACACGGTCGAGGCGGTGCTCGAAGAGAACGCGAAATTCTGCGGCAACGTCGTCGCGCCGCTGAACCACTCCAGCGACAAGGAGCCGAGCTTCTGGCACGACGGCGAGGTCACCACCGCCGGCGGCTTCAAGGAAGCGTTCAAGGGCTTCGGCGAGGCGGGCTGGCAGGGCGTGCAGCATCCGTCCGAATTCGGCGGCCAGGGCTTGCCCAAGCTTGTCGCCACGCCTTGCATCGAAATGCTCAACGCCTCGTCGATCTCGTTCGCGCTGGTGGCGCTGCTGACCGACGGCGCCATCGAGGCGCTGATGACGGCAGGCTCCGACGCGCAGAAGGCGACCTACCTCGAGCCGCTGATCTCCGGCAAATGGACCGGCACGATGAACCTCACCGAGCCGCAGGCCGGCTCCGACCTGGCCGCCGTGCGCACGCGCGCGGTGCCGCAGGACGACGGTACCTACAAGATTTTCGGCACCAAGATCTTCATCACCTACGGCGAGCATGACATGGCCGAGAACATCATCCACCTGGTGCTGGCGCGCACCCCGGATGCGCCTCCGGGCGTGAAGGGCATCTCGCTGTTCCTGGTGCCGAAGTTCATGGTCAACGCCGACGGTTCGCTGGGCGCGCGCAACGACGCGCACTGCGTCTCGATCGAACACAAGCTGGGCATCAAGTCCAGCCCGACCGCTGTGCTGCAGTTCGGCGACCACGGCGGCGCGATCGGCACGCTGGTCGGCGAAGAGAACCGCGGCCTGGAATACATGTTCATCATGATGAACGCGGCGCGTTTCGCCGTCGGCATGCAGGGCATCGGCCTGGCCGACCGCGCGTACCAGCAGGCGGTGGCGTTCGCCAAGGACCGCGTGCAGTCGCGCGACCTGGCCGGTTCGGCCGGCCCTGTGTCGATCATCCATCACCCGGACGTGCGCCGCATGCTGATGTCGATGCGCGCCCACACCGAGGCGGCGCGCGCGCTGGCCTACGTCGGCGCCGGCATCAGCGACCTGGCGCACCACCATCCAGACGCGGATACCCGCAAGGCCAACCTGGCGATCTATGAGTACCTGGTGCCGGTGATCAAAGGCTGGTCGACCGAGATGTCGCAGGACGTCACGCGCGACGGCGTGCAGGTCCATGGCGGCATGGGCTTCATCGAGGAGACGGGCGCGGCGCAGCACTACCGCGACGCCAAGATCCTCACCATCTACGAAGGCACCACCGCGATCCAGGCCAACGACCTGGTGGGCCGCAAGACGGTGCGCGACGGCGGCGCCGTGGCCAAGAGCCTGATCGCCGAAGTGCGCGCGACAGCGGAGCAACTGCAGCAGACCGGCGGCGGCGACTTCAACGCCATCGCGCGCCAGCTGGACGAGGGCGCCACTGCGCTGGAATCGGTGGTGGAGTTCATGGTCTCCACGGTCAAGTCCGACATCAAGGGCGTGTACGCCGGCAGTGTGCCTTACCTGCGCCTGGCCGGCATCGTGCTGGGCGGATGGCAGATGGGCCGCGCGGCGCTGGTGGCGCGGCAGAAGCTCGATGACGGCGACGGCGATGCGGCCTTCTACAAGGCCAAGATCGCCACCGCGCGCTTTTTCGCCGATCACATCCTGTCGCAGGCGGCGAGCCTGCGCACGGCGATCGTCGAAGGCAGCGCCGGCGTGCTGGCGCTGGGCGAAGACCAGTTCTGATACTTGACTAGTCAAGTAAAAAAGCAGCCCGCGCGGCTGCTTTTTTTTCGGCCACTCGGCCCCTGCGCCGATCGAGGGGGCAGACCCGGCGATCGAGGGGTCAGACCCCGGTGTTGCTTTTTTTGGGTCTGACCCCGTTGTGGGTTGGCGCTGACGAATCCGGGGTCCGACCCTGAAAAGAAGAACCGGGGTCAGACCCCTGCTGACAGCGCGGCAAGAAAGTTGTCACTATTTTTTTTAGTGCCTGTTACTTTTCGCCAAATTTGGCGGATTAATTTGATGTATCTTATGCGGCGCAACTTATGCCACCAAACAGGAAAACTATTGTGAATCTGGTCACCTTGTCATCGCGCCTGACCGGCGTTTTGTTTTTGGGCGCGCTGCTCGCTTCATGCGGCGGCGGCGGCGGTTCATCGAGCCCGGCTCCGGTTCCGGTTCAAACGCCGGCCTGCAGCAGCGTCCGTATCGACGCGGACGCCACCATCGCCGCCGGCAAGACGGGCGGCGCGACCGCGCTCGCGTGCAGCGGCACGCTGGCCGACGTGACCTGGACCCAGGAAAGCGGCCCCGCCGTGACCCTGCTCGCTTCGCGCAGCGCGACGGTCTCGTTCGAGCCTGGCGTGGCCGGCACCATCCGGCTGCGCGCCGACATGCACCTGGCCGACGGCACCGCCGCCAGCGCCACGACCGACGTCGTCGTGACCGCGCCGGTGGCCGGCAGCTCCCTGACCGTGCGCGCCGACCACTCGGTACGCCCGCAAATGGACACCTCGGTGCGCGCCTGGCCGACGCTGGCCAGCGGCGAAACGGTTTCCAGCATCGTCTGGACCCAGACCGCGGGCCCGGCGGTGACGATGGATACGACCAACCCGCGGGTGCTGATGTTCAAGTCGCCGGCCACTTCCACCGACACCGTGCTCAAGTTCCGCGCGGTGCTGACCACCAGCAGCGGGCGCCAGGATGCCGACGACGTGATGGTCGGCGTCGAGACCCAGGCCGCCAAGCCGAACGGCTACATGTTCGACGCCACCGAGCGCGTCCATCCGTACCGCTCGACCGGCGTGTACACCAGCGTGCTGACCCGCTGCGTGTATGACATCAGCCTGTTCTACGTCGATTCGAGCCACACCAATTTCTGCTCCGCCGCGACCTTGCCGCTGCTGCAGACCGAAGCGGGGCCGGGCGCGGTGCCGAGCGTGGCGCAGATCATGGGCCGCGTGCTGGTGTCGCACGACTTCCTCGGCGCGAACTTCGAGCAGTTCCTGCTGACCCAGGACCCGTACGGCGACTTCCGCCGCCTGTTCGCCGGCGTGTCGGCGATCGTGCTCGGCTCGCACGTGCGTCCGAGCTACTACACCTCGGCGACCGGCGCGATCTACCTCGACGCCAACAACTTCTGGCTCACGCCCGAGCAGCGCGACGTGGTCACCGAAGTGCCCGACTACCGCCTGGCCTACGCCGACGCGCTCAACTACAGCAGCTTCGGCCGCCTGGTGAAAAACAACGACTACGCGCGGCGCAGCTTCCCGTCGACTTTGCGCGTCACGCGCGACACGCCGGACCTGATCGTCGACCTCGGCCGCCTGCTGTATCACGAGCTGAGCCACGCCAGCGACTTCTACCCGACCACCGACCGCAGCCTGACGCCGGCCCTGTCGATCTACGCCAACGCGGTGCCGCGCATCGCGGCGAAGTCGCTGCCGTCGGACGCGCTCGCGGCCCAGTATCCGCTGCGCTCGGCCGAGATGAAGGCGCTGGGCCAGGTGCTGTTCCAGGGCGCCACGCCGACCGATGCGCAAAAGGCCTACACCGCGGCCCAGGTCGGCAGCTTCTTCGGGCCGGATGTCGCGTCGGACGACTACGCCTACTCGATCTACAAGGACAACAATTCGCGCGAAGACCTCGCGATGCTGTTCGAGGAGTTCATGATGAGCTACCGGCATGGAATCCAGTACGACATCGCGTTCACCAACGTCTTCAAGGACAACATGACCTTCGACGACGTGATCGTTGCGTGGGGCGAGCGCGGGCGCATTGCCGAGCCGTCGATCAAGCCGCGCATCAAGCTGGTGGTCGACCGGATTGCGCCGTGGATCGGAGCGGCGGCGGTGGACACGCTGCCGGCGCCAATCATGATGCGGGTGGGGCAGAGCTGGACGGCCAACCTGGCGATCAGCCCGGCAGGCAATGCGGTGCAGCCGTCGAGCCTGCGGATGGGGGTGACTGGCAGCGCGCCGCGTGCGGTGCGTGACGATTTGCAGGGCGCCCGCCGGAGCCACTAGAGGTTGGGCAGCGGGGTCTGGTCCTGCGGACCCGCCCCCGCTACCGCAGACGCCAGCACATCGGGGTCAGGTCCTGCGCGACCTGACCCCATTTTATTTGCGCCAGCGAATCAGCCGTAGGCCCCGCCGGTGTACAGCAAGTCGAACAGGCGCGCCATGGTGGCAATCACCACCGTAGCGCCCACCAGCAGGGTCGCGACCAATCCCAGCGCCAGCAGCGGCCCCGAGTCCGACGCTCGTCCGCTGCCGCCGTTGTAGCGCGCATCGAATTTCTCGTCCGGCATCACCCCGATCACCAGCGCCTCGATGAAGCCCGCAATCGCCGACACGGTCAGCGGCAGCAGCTTCCAGAAGACGTTCGCCCCGGGCGCCGCCGCCATCAGCGCCAGCGTGCCCGCCACGCCCGCGTAGTGTGCCAGCGCCAGGCGGTCGCCGGCGCCACGCAGGTAGATCCGGTGGATCCCGGCCGCGCCGCCCAGCAGCGCCGTCCAGGTCGCGAAAGTCTTGTTCTTGTGCGTTGCACTCATGAATTGATGCCAGCCATTATCAGGAAAGCACGCAGTATCGTCCAAAAAGCCGCACCCGGCAGCCTTTTTTGGGAATAGGCTTTGCCGAAGAGGCCATAAATCGGCGATAATGCTCGACTTCGGCCCGAATTGCGCGCCCTGTAATCATTACCGCTTGCTGCTGTGCGGCATTGCGCGCTATAATTGTCGGCTTTTTCCGCCCAGCATAACTTTTTGGATTTAATTATGGTCGTTATTCGTTTAGCTCGTGGAGGCGCCAAGAAGCGCCCGTTCTTCAACATCGTTGCAACGGACTCGCGCAATCGCCGCGACGGCCGCTTCATCGAGCGCATCGGTTTCTACAACCCGATGGCAGCTGGTGGCGAAGTCGGCCTGCGTATCACCGCAGACCGTCTGGCTTACTGGCAAGGCGTTGGCGCACAACTGTCGCCAACCGTTGCACGCCTGGTGGCTTCGCAGCCAGCAGTAGCAGCGTAATTTTGCTAGGCCAGGTTTGACCGAGCAGCAAATCCCCGACGACCTGGTTCAAGTCGGGTACGTGTCGGGCGCCTACGGCGTCACCGGGTCGATTCGGGTCACCCCGTTTTCGGCCGACGCCGACGCGCTGCTGAACGTGAAAACCTGGTGGCTGGATAAACCCGGCCAGCATGCCGTTTCGGTACGGACGGCAAAACTGCACGGCGGCGACGTCGTGGCCCAGTTGGTTGGTGTGGTGGGGCGGGATGCCTCCGAGGCGCTGAAAGGCGCCGCAGTGACGATCCCGCGCAGCCAGTTCCCCGAACTGCCGGCCGATGAATTCTACTGGTCCGACCTGATCGGGCTGGATGTCGTTAACCTCGCGGGCGAAGCGCTCGGCCAGGTGAACGACATGATGGACAATGGCGTGCAATCGATCCTGCGCATTACGCCGGTCGCGCAAGAGGGTGTGAAAGCGCCCGAACGCCTGATCCCGTATGTCGACCAATACGTCAGGCAGGTTGACCTTGCAGGCAAAAAAATTACTGTGGACTGGGGCCTGGATTATTAAGGGCCAGTGGACGAAGCGAATCATGAAGGGAAAACGCGATGCAATTTGACGTCGTGAGCTTGTTTCCCGAGATGTTCGCCGCGTTGACGCAGTCGGGTGTGACCCGCCGCGCCTTCGAGCAGCAGCGCTGGGGCCTGTCGCTGTGGAATCCGCGCGATTTCACCACCGACAATCACCGCACCGTGGACGACCGCCCGTACGGCGGCGGTCCCGGCATGGTGATGCTGGCGAAGCCGCTCGAAGCGGCGATCGCCGCGGCGAAGGAGCGCCAGGTCGCACTGGGCCTTGCCGCGCCGCGCGTGGTGTTCATGTCGCCGCAAGGCCGGCCGCTGACGCACGAGCGGGTGATGCAGTTGAAGGACGAGCCGGGCCTGGTGGTGCTGTGCGGACGCTACGAAGCGGTCGACCAGCGCCTGCTGGACCGGGTAGTCGATGAAGAAATCAGCCTCGGCGATTTCGTGCTGTCCGGCGGCGAACTGCCGGCGATGGCGCTGATGGATGCGGTGGTGCGGCAGTTGCCGGGCGTGCTGGGCGACGACGCTTCGGCGGTCGAAGACAGTTTCGTCAACGGCCTGCTCGATTCGCCGCATTACACGCGCCCCGAGACGTACGAAGGCGTCAGCGTGCCGCCGGTCCTGATGGGTGGCAACCACGCCGAGATCGTCAAGTGGCGGCGCCAGAAGATGTTAGAGGCGACCGCGCGCAAGCGGCCAGACTTATTGGCCAGGGCGCGCGAAGCCGGCATCCTGACGAAAGCCGACGAAAAGTTTTTGGCAGGTTTATAAAAACCTGTTGCAGCACCCGGCGGGCATGTTGCCCGTCCGTTTCAACCCCATCCTCTACCGGGCACCAAGCAGCGCCGGCATGATGGTAATAGGAGTCATAAAATGAATCTGATTCAAACTCTCGAGCAAGAAGAAATTGCCCGTCTCGGCAAGACTATTCCTGACTTTGCACCAGGCGACACCGTTGTCGTCAACGTCAACGTAGTCGAAGGCACCCGCAAGCGCGCCCAGGCATACGAAGGCGTGGTCATCTCGCGTCGTAACCGTGGCCTGAACTCGAACTTCATCGTTCGCAAGATCTCGTCCGGCGAAGGCGTCGAGCGTACGTTCCAGCTGTACTCCCCGCTGATCGCTTCGATCGAAGTCAAGCGTCGCGGTGACGTCCGTCGCGCCAAGCTGTACTACCTGCGTGAGCGTTCGGGCAAGTCGGCACGTATCAAAGAGAAGCTGCCACAGCGTAAAGTTGCAACTCCAGCCGCTGCCAAGTAATAATAGCGTCTGCGTTGTGAACGAAAGGGTGCCTCCGGGCGCCTGGAAAAGGCATCCAACCGGATGCCTTTTTTGTTTTTTGCTGGAGGAAACGCGCTTGCCCAAGCTTCCATTCGATCCCGAGCAGTTACCGATAGACAGCATCGCCGGCGAAGACCCGGTTGATCCTGCGCGCCTGACCGCGGACTGGCTGCGCAGCCACTTCGCCGCGCCGCCGGAATGGGAGCCGGAGGCGCTGGACGAGTCGGTCGGGCGCCGGCCGGTGATGATCCCGGCGGCCGTGCTGATCCCGCTGGTGGCGCGTCCCGAGGGGCTGACCATGCTGCTGACCCAGCGC
This window of the Massilia sp. R2A-15 genome carries:
- the alaS gene encoding alanine--tRNA ligase codes for the protein MKSSEIRDKFLKFFESKGHTIVRSSPLVPGNDPTMLLTNSGMVQFKDVFIGTDSRPYTRATSVQRCVRAGGKHNDLENVGYTARHHTFFEMLGNFSFGDYFKRDAINYAWELLTKVYGLPVEKLTVTVYIEDDEAYDIWANEIGVPKERIIRIGDNKGSRYASDNFWQMADTGPCGPCTEIFYDHGADIPGGPPGSPDEDGDRFIEIWNLVFMQFNRDEAGVMHKLPKPCVDTGMGMERLAAVLQHVHSNYEIDLFQNLIRAAARETGVTDLESKSLRVIADHIRAAAFLIVDGIIPGPEGHGYVLRRIIRRALRHGHMLGQSKPFFYKLVDDLTKEMGEAYPELTDAKDRVTQTIKQEEERFGETLEHGMKILEAQLAKDSKNLDGATAFTLYDTYGFPLDLTADICRERGVTLDEAGFAAAMEQQKKTARAAGKFKMAASVEYSGAKTKFVGYESLTHNASVIALYAEGAPVAELKAGQSGIVVLDTTPFYAESGGQVGDQGIIRADGGAFEVEDTLKIQADVFGHHGVLTQGSLKVGDKVDAVVDEEKRGRTIRNHSATHLMHKALREVLGAHVAQKGSLVDPDKTRFDFSHNAPLTAEQIAKVEAIVNREILQNQATKAQHMSFDDAVKHGAMALFGEKYGDEVRVLDIGSSKELCGGVHVGRTGDIGLFKIINEGGVAAGIRRLEAVTGEGALALVQSLNRRLQEAAGALKTNPEELTARIGQVQDQVKSLEKELAALKSKLAAGQGDELVTKAVDVNGIKVLAATLEGADVARLRETMDKLKDKLKTAAIVLASVADGKVSLIAGVTADATSKVKAGELVNFVAQQVGGKGGGRPDMAQAGGTDPSGLPAALAGVVEWVGQRVA
- a CDS encoding electron transfer flavoprotein subunit beta/FixA family protein, with translation MKVLVPVKRVVDYNVKVRVKSDGSGVDIANVKMSMNPFDEIALEEAMRLKEAGKVTEVIAVSCGVTQSQETLRTGMAIGADRAILVETTAELEPLAVAKLLKAVADKEAPQLIILGKQAIDDDSNQTGQMLAALLGWPQATFASKVVLEEGKVTVTREVDGGLETLALTLPAIVTTDLRLNEPRYVTLPNIMKAKKKPLDVVKPEDLGVDVAPRLKTLKVVEPAKRSAGIKVPDAATLVAKLRTEAKVI
- a CDS encoding Ig-like domain-containing protein is translated as MRSNTRTSSAFPLRDLAAASLLCCAATAASAATLSVGPGKTYATPCSALTRAAAGDVVEITGGTTYSGDVCTVTASNLTIRGVNGRPAINANGANAGGKGTWVITGNNVVVENVEMFGAKVPDQNGAALRLEGVNFTLRNSFLHDNENGILSGAQTTSNILIEGSEFGHNGYGTGYTHNLYIGNAASLTFRNNYSHDANVGHNLKSRAMVNTIAYNRFSSSAPGVAGSGQPSYEIDLPNAGTSYVIGNVIQQPSANQNPGMLAYGEEGATNPGKDLYVVNNTFLNEDSSHGTFVLVGSGVTVPALLQNNIFGGTGTVSTQASSIDRTNYRSVAPGFVDRANYDLHPTANIQVINAGTAPGVSASGVSLVPVMQYVHVAQSQARPSDGKIDIGAYEAAPTATPTPTPTPTPTPTPTPTPTPTPTPTPTPGPTADVTPPKVAFAAPLAGGTTKRSFSVSVSATDDRAVAKIALFVDGAKVAEQPGAKLTKSVSVRTGTHTLSATAYDTSNNVATTSISVKSGR
- a CDS encoding sulfurtransferase TusA family protein, translating into MEYQKDLDARGLNCPLPILKAKKALAEMQTGEVLRIVATDSGSVRDFQAFAKQTGNALLAHSQNGLEFTFLMRRK
- a CDS encoding electron transfer flavoprotein subunit alpha/FixB family protein codes for the protein MVALVIAEHDNASLKGSTHHTVTAAAQCGGEVHLLVAGSNCGAAAAQAAAIAGVTKVLVADAPHFADGLAENVAEQVLAVAGAYSHILAPATAYGKNILPRVAAKLDVAQISEITKVDSPDTFERPIYAGNAIATVQSSDKVKVITVRGTGFDSAPATGGSAATETIAAVADSGKSSFVGRELAKSDRPELTAAKVIVSGGRGMGSGENFKILEPLADKLGAAMGASRAAVDAGFVPNDWQVGQTGKIVAPTLYIAVGISGAIQHLAGMKDSKTIVAINKDPEAPIFSVADYGIVGDLFDVVPDLVKQLG
- a CDS encoding acyl-CoA dehydrogenase, with protein sequence MSYKAPLKDMLFVMNELAGLSTINNLPGCEDATADTVEAVLEENAKFCGNVVAPLNHSSDKEPSFWHDGEVTTAGGFKEAFKGFGEAGWQGVQHPSEFGGQGLPKLVATPCIEMLNASSISFALVALLTDGAIEALMTAGSDAQKATYLEPLISGKWTGTMNLTEPQAGSDLAAVRTRAVPQDDGTYKIFGTKIFITYGEHDMAENIIHLVLARTPDAPPGVKGISLFLVPKFMVNADGSLGARNDAHCVSIEHKLGIKSSPTAVLQFGDHGGAIGTLVGEENRGLEYMFIMMNAARFAVGMQGIGLADRAYQQAVAFAKDRVQSRDLAGSAGPVSIIHHPDVRRMLMSMRAHTEAARALAYVGAGISDLAHHHPDADTRKANLAIYEYLVPVIKGWSTEMSQDVTRDGVQVHGGMGFIEETGAAQHYRDAKILTIYEGTTAIQANDLVGRKTVRDGGAVAKSLIAEVRATAEQLQQTGGGDFNAIARQLDEGATALESVVEFMVSTVKSDIKGVYAGSVPYLRLAGIVLGGWQMGRAALVARQKLDDGDGDAAFYKAKIATARFFADHILSQAASLRTAIVEGSAGVLALGEDQF